A window of the Ammoniphilus oxalaticus genome harbors these coding sequences:
- the rplU gene encoding 50S ribosomal protein L21, whose amino-acid sequence MYAIIETGGKQYKVEQGAELYIEKLPQTEGDTVTFDRVLMVNKDGNVSVGSPTVDGASVTAKVEKHGRGTKIVVYKYKRRKNYHKKQGHRQPFTKVVIEAINA is encoded by the coding sequence ATGTACGCAATTATCGAAACTGGCGGAAAGCAATATAAAGTTGAGCAAGGCGCTGAACTATATATTGAGAAGCTTCCTCAAACTGAGGGAGATACAGTAACTTTTGATCGTGTGTTAATGGTTAACAAGGACGGTAACGTATCAGTAGGAAGTCCTACTGTAGATGGCGCGTCTGTAACAGCTAAGGTTGAAAAGCACGGTCGCGGGACTAAGATTGTCGTTTATAAATATAAGCGCAGAAAGAACTACCACAAAAAGCAAGGTCATCGTCAACCATTCACTAAGGTTGTCATCGAAGCGATCAACGCTTAA
- a CDS encoding ribosomal-processing cysteine protease Prp, with protein sequence MIKAQVRRTDAGDVESFTIVGHAGYAERGQDIVCAAVSGISFGAINAIHSLLDVELGVEQGKDGYLRCLVPHFEDVETHQRVQLLLDGMIASLQSVAFEYGQFVSINDQNNTRRWTSC encoded by the coding sequence ATGATTAAAGCGCAAGTGCGGCGTACCGATGCGGGGGACGTTGAATCATTCACGATTGTAGGACATGCTGGGTATGCGGAGCGGGGACAAGACATTGTCTGCGCTGCTGTATCTGGCATTTCATTTGGGGCGATTAACGCCATTCACAGTTTGCTTGATGTTGAGCTTGGTGTGGAACAAGGCAAGGATGGCTATCTTAGATGTTTGGTGCCGCATTTTGAAGATGTGGAAACCCATCAAAGGGTTCAGCTATTACTTGATGGAATGATCGCCTCCCTGCAGTCGGTAGCTTTTGAATATGGACAATTTGTCAGTATTAATGATCAGAATAATACCAGGAGGTGGACCTCATGTTAA
- a CDS encoding Rne/Rng family ribonuclease, which translates to MKRIIANCAYIETRVAVMENNHLVDLFIERSARQGSAGKIYKARVIDVLPGMQAAFVDIGQEKNGYLHVNDCLAAEQKKDGKAPSIREVVRQGQELLVQVTKEALGSKGAKMTAQLSFPGRFLVYMPTDPYIGVSAKIKNEHARDGLRELLSALCEGTEGVIARTVAEEASEEEIRADFIFLKKLWERTQVKAKAVKSPEIVHRDVELVTRIARDILTDEIEEFWIDDARQYRNLLEQLGDVIPTINQKLKLYQGATAIFDHFEVENELEKVLLKKVWLKSGGYLVIDQTEAFTAIDINTGKFVGRVNLAETVFQTNREAIDEIFRQLRVRDIGGIILVDFIDMRNEQHRSRILQEMKERAKQERTRIHVYGFTQLGLLEMTRKKVRQTVDEIVMKTCSACEGTGKTRSEMTIAAKLEREIKEYVSGMGVEALLIEVNPSLIAFFEDRNFKVKEMEQRTGAKLILKTNLQQSEQDYRILFTGSFSDAQKRAASIQAE; encoded by the coding sequence TTGAAACGGATTATTGCGAATTGCGCCTACATAGAAACACGGGTAGCGGTGATGGAAAATAACCATTTGGTCGATTTGTTCATTGAACGATCGGCGCGACAAGGGTCTGCTGGAAAGATCTATAAGGCGCGGGTAATCGATGTGTTGCCCGGGATGCAAGCGGCTTTTGTTGATATTGGGCAAGAAAAAAATGGCTATCTGCATGTGAATGATTGTCTCGCCGCGGAACAAAAAAAAGATGGTAAAGCGCCAAGCATTCGAGAAGTCGTCAGGCAAGGACAAGAATTACTCGTTCAAGTGACGAAAGAAGCGCTGGGAAGCAAGGGAGCTAAAATGACGGCCCAGCTTAGTTTTCCAGGTCGCTTTCTCGTTTATATGCCGACTGATCCATACATTGGCGTCTCCGCAAAAATTAAGAACGAACACGCGCGTGACGGTCTGCGAGAGCTATTAAGCGCGCTTTGTGAGGGGACCGAAGGGGTTATTGCGCGGACTGTTGCTGAAGAAGCCAGTGAAGAGGAGATCCGCGCCGATTTTATTTTTCTAAAAAAATTATGGGAACGAACGCAAGTAAAGGCGAAGGCGGTGAAGTCGCCAGAGATTGTTCATCGGGATGTAGAGTTAGTGACACGGATTGCGCGTGATATTCTAACGGATGAGATTGAAGAGTTCTGGATTGATGACGCGCGACAATATAGGAACCTTCTTGAACAATTAGGCGATGTGATTCCAACAATCAATCAGAAACTAAAATTATATCAAGGCGCAACAGCGATTTTTGATCACTTTGAAGTGGAAAATGAATTGGAAAAAGTATTGCTCAAAAAAGTGTGGTTAAAAAGCGGCGGTTATTTAGTGATTGATCAAACAGAGGCATTCACAGCGATTGATATCAATACGGGAAAGTTTGTAGGTCGCGTCAATTTAGCGGAGACCGTCTTTCAAACAAACCGCGAGGCGATCGATGAAATTTTCCGACAATTGAGGGTTCGAGATATTGGAGGAATTATCCTCGTAGATTTTATCGATATGCGCAACGAACAACATCGCTCTCGTATTTTACAAGAGATGAAGGAGCGGGCCAAACAGGAACGGACGCGGATTCATGTGTATGGGTTTACACAGCTCGGATTGCTTGAAATGACGAGGAAAAAAGTGAGGCAAACGGTCGATGAAATTGTAATGAAAACGTGTTCGGCATGTGAAGGTACGGGAAAAACGCGCTCTGAAATGACGATCGCCGCAAAATTAGAGCGAGAAATTAAAGAGTATGTCTCGGGTATGGGTGTGGAGGCTCTCTTAATTGAAGTGAACCCAAGCTTAATTGCGTTTTTTGAGGATAGAAATTTCAAGGTAAAGGAAATGGAGCAGCGAACGGGGGCAAAACTAATTTTGAAAACGAACCTGCAACAATCTGAACAGGATTATCGGATCTTGTTTACGGGAAGTTTCTCAGATGCCCAAAAGCGGGCCGCGTCGATTCAAGCTGAATAG
- the rpmA gene encoding 50S ribosomal protein L27 produces MLKMNLQFFASKKGVGSTRNGRDSIAKRLGVKRGDGQFVTAGNILVRQRGTKIYPGLNVGRGADDTLFALSDGVVRFKRLGRDRKQVVIETVAQEA; encoded by the coding sequence ATGTTAAAAATGAATCTTCAATTCTTTGCATCTAAAAAAGGAGTAGGTTCTACTAGAAACGGACGTGACAGTATTGCAAAGCGTCTTGGCGTTAAACGCGGAGACGGACAATTTGTAACGGCTGGTAACATCCTTGTGCGTCAACGCGGCACAAAAATTTATCCTGGACTTAACGTTGGAAGAGGAGCGGATGACACGTTATTCGCGCTTTCTGATGGCGTTGTTCGCTTTAAGCGTTTGGGTCGCGACCGTAAGCAAGTTGTGATCGAAACAGTTGCGCAAGAAGCGTAA
- a CDS encoding Spo0B domain-containing protein — protein MESKRSIDNSIQEEQQKFLTTLSLLRHDLLNHFQVVLGYLKLQRYDLCEEYIMRVTENANNDSRISSLGISPLVAYLLTYNALHPELKLEVEVPEIVNLARLPEENQQQISQLVIGVVESYQQHGLFNQGQPNTLVVVIKSLDQKLYISAEYEGFLNEQACLQSLRSLAQQLGDEEGLFVEGLHNKRESIMEFYVPLSIEAEVKG, from the coding sequence TTGGAAAGTAAACGGTCTATAGATAATTCAATCCAGGAAGAACAACAGAAATTTTTGACAACGCTAAGTCTTTTAAGGCATGATTTATTGAATCATTTTCAAGTAGTGCTCGGTTATTTAAAGCTGCAGCGGTATGATTTGTGCGAAGAATATATCATGCGCGTGACAGAAAACGCCAACAATGATAGTCGAATTTCATCTTTGGGAATCAGCCCGCTGGTGGCGTACTTGTTAACATACAATGCCCTGCATCCCGAATTAAAATTAGAAGTAGAGGTACCCGAAATTGTAAATTTAGCCCGCCTTCCAGAAGAAAATCAACAGCAGATCTCACAGCTTGTGATTGGGGTCGTTGAGAGTTACCAACAGCACGGCCTTTTCAATCAGGGACAACCGAATACCTTGGTTGTCGTTATCAAGTCGTTGGATCAAAAGTTGTATATCTCAGCAGAATATGAAGGTTTCTTGAATGAACAGGCTTGTTTGCAAAGTTTGCGCTCTTTGGCGCAACAATTGGGGGATGAAGAAGGGCTATTTGTGGAAGGATTACATAATAAGCGCGAATCGATTATGGAGTTTTATGTACCTCTATCCATAGAAGCAGAGGTGAAAGGATAA